Within the Gloeobacter kilaueensis JS1 genome, the region TTCAAAGCGCGCCAGTTGCGAGCGTACCTCGTCGAAGGCAATCGCTCCGGCACTCGCCTCGGTGAGGATGCGGCCCTCCAGATCGTCGGTGTCGGTGGTGAGCCCCAGGCGAATCGTCGCCCGGTAGCCCTTGCGATCGGCCAGAAAGCGCAACAGCCGCGTCGCCCGTCCCACCGCTACCGGCAGTACCCCGGTGGCCGCCGGATCGAGGGTGCCGCCGTGGCCGATGCGCGGCTCGCCCAGGATCCGGCGCAACCTGGCGATACAATCGTGCGAGGTCCAGCCCGCCGGTTTGTCGAGGTTCAAAAACCCCTCCAGACCACTGCTTTTTGATCGCCTGCCCATCGGCCTCCCCTGCTCAAACCGCTTCTTTATTACATCCCGGCCCGCCCAGGCACTGCCAAACAATTTGGTTGCTCAACGGGGATCAGTGCTTTAGAATATGAGAGCCATTGCAACCATTTGCAATATTTAGCAAACTTTCAACGCACTGCACGCCCTTGGACCGTACCAGCGGGGAGGATTATTGGATGAGGCACTCAGTACTACTGTTGGGGTTGGCCGCTCTCGGCATCGTCTCGCTGGCGGGATGCTCCTCGGATCGCACGCCCGGTGCCACGGCGACCCAGTTTGGCAACACCATCCAGTGTAAAAAGCCCGAAGGAAACCGGGCACCGCTCGAACTGAAGGCCGGCGAGGTGCGCCGGTCCTACGATCTGTGCTTCCAGCCCGAGAAGGCCGCCTACGAGGGCCGTCCGATCAAAATTATCTGGGGCCAGACCGCACCCCTCGGGCCGGTGATTGCCGATTTGAGCAAGGATGCCTCCGGCAAGCCGACCCTGCAGGTCACCGGTGGCCGCAACACTTTTCAGATGACAACCCAGGCACCGGGCACCGAGCGGATCGCCTTTAATTTCAGCACCAGCGGCCTTGACGCCACCTCAGGGGCAGCCCGCGACGTGGTCGATACTTCCACCGACTTCAAAGGGGATCTGGTCGTACCGCCCCTGCGCGGCCTCGGGTACACCGACGCGCGGGGCCGGGGCACCGACGCGGGCTACGAAAGTTCTCAAGGGAGCTACGCCACCGGCGGCGAGCAGTTCGAGAAGGGCACCGAGGAGTCCCGCGCCCGCAAAGTCGGCAAGGGCGAGATGACCCTGAGTATCGAGAGCATCAACTCCGAGACAGGCGAAATTGCCGGTACCTTCAAGAGCACCCAGGACTCGGGTCTGGCGATCGTGCCGGGCGAGCTGGAGGTGGAGGGCCGCTTTATCGGCACCTTCAAGCCCAAGAAGACCAGTTAGGGCAAGCAATAAAACCTTGCTTAAACGAGCCCGGCCCGGTCGGGCTC harbors:
- the psbO gene encoding photosystem II manganese-stabilizing protein, which produces MRHSVLLLGLAALGIVSLAGCSSDRTPGATATQFGNTIQCKKPEGNRAPLELKAGEVRRSYDLCFQPEKAAYEGRPIKIIWGQTAPLGPVIADLSKDASGKPTLQVTGGRNTFQMTTQAPGTERIAFNFSTSGLDATSGAARDVVDTSTDFKGDLVVPPLRGLGYTDARGRGTDAGYESSQGSYATGGEQFEKGTEESRARKVGKGEMTLSIESINSETGEIAGTFKSTQDSGLAIVPGELEVEGRFIGTFKPKKTS